The following proteins are co-located in the Castanea sativa cultivar Marrone di Chiusa Pesio chromosome 8, ASM4071231v1 genome:
- the LOC142606935 gene encoding uncharacterized protein LOC142606935: MAKLSLLLQLLPGLLILFTPSLSCPEHQKLALLQFKASLINAATSFSPKSPLALLESWNSSLDCCHWDMVNCSSRFDSRNVVALYLEDLVWWKEPIVLSSTILTPLFRIRSLTHLVMSWNQIQGELPGDGFANLTELVHLELWNNDFNGSIPSQLFHLKHLQYLDISSNSFQGNIPKEIGNMTKLQHLFLRSNKLFGEIPSSILYLKELKTMDLSYNSLSMEIPVDIGNLANMTNLDLNCNKLTGTIPSTIQNLTKLEILHLESNLLIGDIPSKLFNIKGLKSLLLGGNNLTWNNNAKIVPKFTLSELSMRSCGLTGEIPSWISSQKTLEIMDLSENQLEGMFPQWLAEMEVGTIILSDNNLTGTLPPHLFDSQKLYALSLSRNNFYGELPNNIGNATTLGILTLARNNFSGKVPESISKIYGLYLLDLSHNKFSGNTLPDFSSNVQLQIIDFSSNEFSGEIPTNFSQETIILALGKNEFSGRLSRNLTNMSKLEYLDIHDNKIKGELPDFICQISTLHILILRNNSLQGSIPFCISNLSSLQILDLSSNHLVGEIPKEFGNLAGMIETPDGFSYFNGFGTNYYTIGTKINDMIVNWKKSKQGLSFDNLKNYSLLDLSMNQLSGKIPTSLGRLKALKLLNVSLNNFYGRIPASIGDLKNLEGLDLSRNNLSGSIPQSLAMLLQLTILDVSNNKLTGKIPIGSQMVTMNDPNFYANNSGLCGMQIQVLCPKDSSSTKPPEVERKETWFSWEGMVIGYVVAFFVTVAILYLTEHYV; encoded by the coding sequence ATGGCAAAACTCAGCCTACTGCTACAACTACTACCTGGACTTCTCATCTTGTTTaccccttctctctcttgtcCTGAACATCAAAAACTAGCCCTTCTTCAATTTAAAGCCTCTCTCATCAATGCTGCTActtctttttcaccaaaaaGCCCTCTTGCTTTGTTAGAATCATGGAATTCCAGCTTAGATTGTTGCCACTGGGACATGGTCAATTGTAGTTCTCGCTTTGATTCAAGGAATGTGGTTGCTCTATATCTGGAGGACCTTGTCTGGTGGAAGGAGCCCATAGTGCTGTCTTCCACCATCTTGACACCGCTCTTTCGCATTAGAAGCTTGACGCACCTTGTCATGTCTTGGAATCAAATACAAGGAGAATTGCCAGGTGACGGCTTCGCCAATCTGACAGAATTGGTTCATCTTGAACTGTGGAATAATGACTTCAATGGCTCCATTCCTTCCCAGCTTTTTCACTTGAAGCATCTTCAATATCTTGATATAAGTTCAAATTCATTTCAGGGAAATATCCCTAAGGAGATAGGGAATATGACAAAGTTGCAGCATTTGTTTCTTCGCAGCAACAAATTATTTGGGGAAATTCCATCTTCAATTCTATATTTAAAGGAATTGAAAACAATGGATTTGAGTTACAATTCATTGTCAATGGAAATTCCTGTCGATATTGGCAATCTAGCCAACATGACCAATTTGGACTTGAATTGCAACAAGCTCACGGGTACAATCCCATCAACCATACAGAATTTGACGAAATTGGAAATACTTCATCTGGAAAGCAACTTGCTCATTGGAGATATTCCATCCAAGCTGTTCAATATCAAGGGCTTGAAGAGCCTTCTTCTTGGAGGAAATAATCTCACTTGGAATAACAATGCAAAGATTGTGCCAAAGTTTACGCTATCTGAGTTGTCTATGAGGTCTTGTGGTCTTACAGGAGAAATTCCAAGTTGGATTTCTTCACAAAAGACACTTGAAATTATGGACTTGAGTGAGAACCAGCTAGAAGGAATGTTCCCACAATGGCTTGCTGAAATGGAGGTTGGAACTATAATTTTGTCAGATAACAATCTTACAGGTACTCTCCCACCTCACCTCTTCGACTCTCAAAAGTTATATGCTCTTTCCTTGTCCCGAAACAACTTTTATGGAGAACTTCCAAACAACATTGGTAATGCCACTACACTTGGGATTCTTACGTTGgctagaaataatttttcagGGAAGGTTCCTGAATCCATCTCCAAGATTTATGGCCTCTATTTATTGGACTTGTCACACAACAAATTTTCTGGCAACACTTTACCAGATTTTAGTTCCAACGTACAACTCCAAATCattgatttttcttcaaatgAATTCTCAGGTGAAATTCCAACCAATTTTTCCCAAGAAACAATAATCCTAGCTTTGggaaaaaatgagttttctGGTAGATTGTCTAGAAACTTGACTAATATGAGCAAGCTTGAATACCTAGACATCCATGACAACAAAATCAAAGGTGAATTGCCTGACTTTATCTGCCAAATCTCCACccttcatattttaattttacgaAACAACTCTCTCCAAGGTTCAATCCCTTTTTGTATTTCCAATCTTTCCAGCCTCCAAATTCTTGATCTCTCAAGCAATCATCTTGTTGGAGAAATCCCTAAAGAGTTTGGAAATCTTGCTGGTATGATTGAAACACCTGATGGATTTTCGTATTTTAATGGTTTTGGAACAAATTATTACACCATTGGTACCAAGATTAATGATATGATAGTGAACTGGAAGAAGTCAAAACAAGGTCTATCATTTGACAACCTCAAGAACTACTCTTTGTTAGACTTGTCAATGAACCAACTTTCTGGTAAAATTCCAACTTCATTAGGAAGGCTGAAGGCTCTAAAGCTTCTCAATGTCTCACTTAACAATTTTTATGGGAGAATACCAGCAAGTATTGGTGATTTAAAAAATCTGGAGGGTTTAGACTTGTCACGTAACAATTTATCAGGTTCAATTCCACAATCGCTAGCAATGTTGCTACAACTGACTATTTTGGATGTGAGTAACAACAAGCTCACGGGTAAGATTCCAATTGGTAGCCAGATGGTTACAATGAATGATCCGAACTTTTATGCCAACAATAGTGGATTGTGTGGAATGCAAATTCAAGTGTTATGTCCAAAAGACTCATCATCAACAAAACCACCAGAggttgagagaaaagaaacatggTTCTCATGGGAAGGAATGGTGATTGGATATGTGGTTGCCTTCTTTGTAACTGTGGCAATCCTATATCTAACTGAGCATTATGTGTAA